The sequence GATTAATACATGTTGATTCAGAAGAATTTCAGACTTTGTATCTACCTTGTTCTATCTATGCTGCTAGTATACTTTGAGCTTGCTTTGCTTGACAAGTAGTAGTACTCTTGATGTTTGTTGTCAACGGTCTTGTTGGCATTTTGTCAActattaaaaaagaaaaatgtcaTGCGGGCggttttttttgtttgtaaAAACGACACAATTTTCTCTTCTTCGTGTTGAAATAAAATTTTCAACGGGGATCTATATGCAAAATAGTATAGCGTTTTTACTGTTCTGGTCGTATGAGTTGGACTACCGACAGTTTTTTTTCCGTCGAACGCAGAGAGaggagctcggggaggaggtTTTAACCATTCCGATGACAAGTAAGTTTTGCCCGAActttacaagaaaaaaaatgagcagTCTTGCAAAATTTTGAGCCCATCTACAAAAGTAATTATAAGGTTAGGCCACATGCAAGTCGATCACTTGCCCATATGCATCGCCTGTTGTCCccgtggcctatatatacgtaACCTGGAACTGTGAGAGCTTGCAACAATCAGGATCGAGTAAAACAGCCCTGCTGCACACAACACCCGTggctgttgttctgccccttTTACTCCTGTCGTTGCTCGGTTCTTCGCCAACTACCCGTGCAGCTAATGGCGACGTGATGAGCTCGCTGAAACCACATGCCGCCTACTCCGGACAGGGTGCGACATCTCTGAACATAGCGCGCATGGTTGCAAGACATGAACAGATTTTGTCTGTTTGCTAATTTGCAATcgtctgcaaaaaaaaaaaaatcttctgtGTTTCTCCAAATGGAGTTCTGAATTATTGCGTGCTTAACAAAGTTCTAGCGCACTGCCTGACGGTGTGTCCGCGTAAGCAATGTTTGACGCATCCCCGTTGACAATGTCTGAAACAATGACAGTGATGCCACGCGGCAGCCGCACCTGGGCGCCGTTGTATCGCCATCCCGGcctgcgctcgccgccgtcgtttACTggtgcggcggcgaaggcgacgGCGCCGTCGCTGGCCGACCTTCTCCGCCAGGACCAGCTCCGCGTCGACCACATCCATTGGAGGCTGTCGGAATCTGAAGGCGGCGTTGGCGTGCCCATGGGCTCCGTTAAGGAGCCGGTGCGCTTCGGGGTAGCCTACCTCCACGACCAGCCGGTGATTCGAGTCAGATTAGGCTCCGAATACAAGAGCTCCGAGGTAGgaattgaatttttttttgtagttcACTTTCATAGATGCTATGAATTTAGATTTTAGTCTCTCCAAAATCTCAGTTCTAGTTTCCACTACAATTCTCTGGGACCAGCAGCAGAGTTCGCCGGGAGTGGTGCAGACGGTGGTGCTCGACACGGCGAGCGACGTGCCGTGGGTGCAGTGCGCGCcgtgccccgcgccgccgtgccaccGGCAGGCAGACTCCACCTACGACCCGGCCCGGTCGGGCACGTACGCCGCCGTGCCGTGCGGCTCCCCGGCCTGCGAGCAGCTCGGCCGCCTCTACGCCGGCGGCTGCGCCAACGGCCAGTGCCAGTACCGCGTCCCGTTCCCCAACTCCAACCGCTCGTCCTCGTCGGGGACGTACGGCGCCGACTTCCTCGCCGTCGGCCCCGACAGCGGCATCACCTTCAAATTCGGGTGCAGCCACGGCGAGTCCGACGACCAGGGCGGCAGCTCCTCGTCCAACTCCGACAACACGACCGCCGGGGTCATGGCGCTCGGCGGCGGGCCGGAGTCGCTGGTGTCCCAGGCCGCGGCCAACTACGGAAACGCCTTCTCGTACTGCATCCCGGCGGCGACGGAGAGGCGGCAGCCGGGGTTCTTCGTgctcggcggcgcgccgccgagctccgcgtACGTGGCGACGCCGATGCTCCGGTACCAGCGGGTGCGCACGTTCTACCGCGTGTGCCTGCAGGGCATCGCCGTCAACGGGCAGCTGCTCAACGTG comes from Panicum virgatum strain AP13 chromosome 4K, P.virgatum_v5, whole genome shotgun sequence and encodes:
- the LOC120702427 gene encoding aspartyl protease family protein At5g10770-like isoform X1, with amino-acid sequence MSSLKPHAAYSGQVMPRGSRTWAPLYRHPGLRSPPSFTGAAAKATAPSLADLLRQDQLRVDHIHWRLSESEGGVGVPMGSVKEPVRFGVAYLHDQPVIRVRLGSEYKSSEQQSSPGVVQTVVLDTASDVPWVQCAPCPAPPCHRQADSTYDPARSGTYAAVPCGSPACEQLGRLYAGGCANGQCQYRVPFPNSNRSSSSGTYGADFLAVGPDSGITFKFGCSHGESDDQGGSSSSNSDNTTAGVMALGGGPESLVSQAAANYGNAFSYCIPAATERRQPGFFVLGGAPPSSAYVATPMLRYQRVRTFYRVCLQGIAVNGQLLNVSPSVFAAGAVLDSRTAVTRLPPTAYGALSEAFRGWMAAYTAAPPKAGLDTCYDFGGAFFVAPPRVELVLERGNVLELDRSGVLFHNCLAFAPNSDDRMPGILGNVQQQTMEVLYDVAGGAVGFRRGAC
- the LOC120702427 gene encoding aspartyl protease family protein At5g10770-like isoform X2 — protein: MSSLKPHAAYSGQVMPRGSRTWAPLYRHPGLRSPPSFTGAAAKATAPSLADLLRQDQLRVDHIHWRLSESEGGVGVPMGSVKEPVRFGVAYLHDQPVIRVRLGSEYKSSEQSSPGVVQTVVLDTASDVPWVQCAPCPAPPCHRQADSTYDPARSGTYAAVPCGSPACEQLGRLYAGGCANGQCQYRVPFPNSNRSSSSGTYGADFLAVGPDSGITFKFGCSHGESDDQGGSSSSNSDNTTAGVMALGGGPESLVSQAAANYGNAFSYCIPAATERRQPGFFVLGGAPPSSAYVATPMLRYQRVRTFYRVCLQGIAVNGQLLNVSPSVFAAGAVLDSRTAVTRLPPTAYGALSEAFRGWMAAYTAAPPKAGLDTCYDFGGAFFVAPPRVELVLERGNVLELDRSGVLFHNCLAFAPNSDDRMPGILGNVQQQTMEVLYDVAGGAVGFRRGAC